Proteins found in one Synergistetes bacterium HGW-Synergistetes-1 genomic segment:
- a CDS encoding phosphate butyryltransferase, whose protein sequence is MFKRFIEIMNSSGCLAGSKVVLAAADADSIEAIRLAMKRGLGRAVLTGDSELILPVVKEAGISDKVEIIHAESLSSAAAIAVQCVREGKGDALMKGLINTTDFLKAVLDRENGLRTGRLLTHLAIMEIPGENHLSFCTDSGFNVAPNLDQKKQILRNALEAISALGYEHVNAACIAANEKVDPHVQSTVDADGLVKAWENGEFDDLPCSCTVEGPMAIDVVASQKFAEHKGIKSKIAGKVDLTLVPNIECGNVHCKTLVHYCHAQMAGLVLGAMVPIILVSRSDPPESKFLSMALACIISGGMK, encoded by the coding sequence ATGTTTAAAAGGTTCATTGAAATCATGAACAGCAGCGGGTGCCTTGCAGGAAGCAAGGTTGTTCTGGCTGCTGCAGATGCAGACAGTATTGAGGCAATAAGGCTCGCGATGAAGAGGGGCCTGGGAAGAGCTGTACTTACAGGAGACAGTGAGCTGATCCTTCCGGTGGTAAAAGAGGCCGGGATCTCTGATAAAGTGGAAATAATCCACGCGGAGTCCCTATCATCTGCCGCTGCGATCGCAGTACAGTGCGTAAGGGAAGGAAAGGGCGACGCCCTGATGAAAGGTCTGATCAACACTACCGATTTTCTTAAAGCTGTGCTGGACAGGGAAAACGGCCTCAGGACAGGACGCCTTCTCACCCATCTTGCGATAATGGAGATACCCGGGGAAAATCACCTCTCTTTCTGCACGGACAGCGGATTCAACGTTGCACCGAACCTTGACCAGAAAAAACAGATACTAAGAAACGCGCTGGAAGCTATAAGCGCCCTTGGCTACGAACACGTAAACGCTGCATGCATAGCCGCAAACGAAAAAGTCGATCCACATGTCCAGTCAACAGTTGATGCTGACGGCCTTGTAAAAGCATGGGAAAACGGCGAATTTGACGACCTTCCCTGTTCCTGCACAGTAGAAGGGCCGATGGCTATCGATGTTGTAGCATCGCAAAAGTTCGCCGAACATAAAGGTATCAAGAGCAAAATAGCGGGCAAGGTGGACCTCACGCTGGTACCGAACATAGAGTGCGGCAACGTGCACTGCAAAACGCTCGTCCATTACTGCCACGCACAGATGGCCGGACTGGTGCTCGGAGCAATGGTGCCTATAATCCTTGTTTCAAGATCTGACCCGCCTGAATCAAAATTCCTCAGCATGGCGCTTGCATGTATCATTTCCGGAGGGATGAAGTAG